One genomic segment of Borrelia coriaceae includes these proteins:
- a CDS encoding V-type ATP synthase subunit D: MPKVKLTKNELKKQKDSLKMFNRYLPTLQLKKQQLHLEIRKVEALKKTKKLEQDRLKKDIKPWISLFGERFTFQDWVQIKKVVKSFANIAGITIPVFDSVEYEDIKHDLLLTPCWVDRGIEIIKSVVQINAELEVLNEQTRLLECELNTTSQRVNLFEKVMIPATKVNIRKINVYLGDQQTAAVVRGKMAKASLISNK; the protein is encoded by the coding sequence ATGCCTAAAGTTAAGTTAACTAAGAATGAGCTTAAAAAACAGAAAGATAGCCTTAAAATGTTTAATAGGTATTTGCCCACATTGCAGCTTAAGAAGCAACAACTTCATTTAGAAATTAGAAAAGTTGAAGCTCTTAAGAAAACTAAAAAGCTTGAGCAGGATAGGCTTAAGAAGGATATTAAGCCTTGGATTTCTTTATTTGGCGAAAGATTTACTTTTCAAGATTGGGTTCAAATTAAAAAAGTGGTAAAGAGTTTTGCAAATATTGCAGGCATTACTATTCCTGTATTTGATTCTGTTGAATATGAAGATATTAAACATGATCTTTTATTAACCCCTTGTTGGGTGGATAGAGGAATAGAGATTATTAAGAGTGTAGTGCAGATAAATGCAGAGCTTGAGGTTTTAAATGAGCAGACCAGGTTATTAGAGTGCGAGCTTAATACTACTTCTCAAAGAGTGAATTTATTTGAAAAAGTTATGATACCTGCTACTAAAGTTAACATAAGAAAGATTAATGTTTATCTTGGGGATCAGCAGACGGCGGCTGTTGTAAGAGGTAAGATGGCTAAAGCTAGTTTAATTTCAAATAAATAG